The proteins below come from a single Methermicoccus shengliensis DSM 18856 genomic window:
- a CDS encoding eL43 family ribosomal protein produces the protein MRKLGCRLRCPVCGSTEIYEIAGGYMGNVYRCKHCGYVGAFVVEANEKLAREIERQYLESKDDGDEDSEAKDDNQPRR, from the coding sequence ATGAGAAAGCTGGGGTGCAGGCTGAGATGTCCCGTATGTGGCTCCACCGAGATATACGAGATTGCCGGGGGATACATGGGCAACGTGTACAGATGCAAGCACTGTGGGTATGTGGGGGCGTTTGTCGTGGAGGCAAACGAGAAGCTTGCGAGGGAGATTGAAAGGCAGTACCTCGAGTCCAAGGACGATGGTGATGAGGATAGCGAGGCCAAGGACGACAATCAGCCCCGAAGGTAG
- the hemL gene encoding glutamate-1-semialdehyde 2,1-aminomutase, which translates to MSGERSREAFERARAVLPGGVSSPVRAFSPHPFYAERAQGSRIWDIDGGCYIDYCMGYGPLLFGHAPTFVRDAIVEQLDRGWLYGTPTEGEVELAERLCTYYPSIEMVRFVSTGTEATMAALRIARGYTGRSKIIKVEGGFHGAHDAVLVKAGSGALTHGVPDSLGVPQEFTRHTLQVPFNDPEALAHVLDANAEEVAALIIEPVMGNVGPILPENGYLEEVRRLTREHDVVLIFDEVITGFRLGIGGAQEYYGVVPDMTTLGKVLGGGLPIGVVGGRREIMQHVAPQGKVYQAGTFNANPLSIAAGLAITARLEREDVYRVLSERGRALREAIEDVIHRLGLPYSVVGIASMLKLFFGSTPTNYVEAKRCDATGYLELFRNMLSCGVFLPPSQYETDFISYAHTDEDIERTVQAYESSLTRA; encoded by the coding sequence ATGAGTGGTGAGAGGTCGAGAGAGGCGTTTGAGAGGGCACGTGCCGTGCTTCCGGGTGGTGTCAGCAGCCCAGTGAGGGCGTTCTCCCCCCATCCATTCTATGCTGAGAGGGCCCAGGGCTCCAGAATATGGGACATAGATGGAGGCTGCTACATAGACTACTGCATGGGCTATGGGCCGCTGCTGTTCGGGCATGCTCCCACGTTCGTGAGGGACGCCATCGTCGAGCAGCTGGACAGGGGATGGCTGTATGGCACACCCACAGAGGGAGAGGTGGAGCTTGCCGAGCGGCTGTGCACATACTATCCCAGCATAGAGATGGTGCGGTTTGTGAGCACGGGCACCGAGGCCACGATGGCAGCGCTGAGGATAGCAAGGGGGTACACCGGAAGAAGCAAGATCATCAAGGTAGAGGGGGGCTTTCACGGAGCGCACGATGCGGTGCTCGTGAAGGCTGGCTCGGGAGCACTCACCCACGGCGTGCCAGACTCGCTGGGCGTGCCACAGGAGTTCACACGACACACGCTTCAGGTGCCCTTCAACGACCCTGAGGCACTCGCTCATGTGCTCGATGCCAATGCAGAAGAGGTGGCTGCCCTCATCATCGAGCCCGTGATGGGCAACGTGGGTCCAATACTTCCAGAGAATGGATACCTCGAGGAGGTGAGGAGGCTCACGAGGGAGCACGACGTGGTGCTCATATTCGACGAGGTAATCACTGGCTTCAGGCTCGGCATCGGTGGTGCTCAGGAGTACTATGGCGTGGTGCCCGACATGACCACGCTGGGAAAGGTGCTCGGAGGCGGGCTCCCCATAGGAGTGGTGGGAGGAAGGCGCGAGATAATGCAGCACGTGGCTCCACAGGGAAAGGTGTATCAGGCCGGCACGTTCAACGCCAACCCCCTGTCGATTGCGGCAGGGCTTGCGATTACCGCAAGGCTGGAGAGAGAAGACGTGTACCGTGTGCTCTCTGAGAGGGGAAGGGCCCTCAGAGAGGCAATCGAGGATGTGATACACAGGCTTGGCCTGCCCTACAGCGTGGTGGGCATCGCATCCATGCTCAAGCTGTTCTTTGGCAGCACCCCCACGAACTACGTGGAGGCAAAGAGGTGCGATGCCACCGGCTACCTCGAGCTCTTCAGGAACATGCTGAGCTGTGGAGTGTTCCTCCCTCCATCCCAGTACGAGACCGACTTCATATCATATGCCCATACCGATGAAGACATTGAGAGGACGGTGCAGGCTTATGAGAGCTCTCTTACGAGAGCATGA
- the aroA gene encoding 3-phosphoshikimate 1-carboxyvinyltransferase has protein sequence MRVVIEPTQHISGAITPPGSKSCTHRALVCGALSKRAHILNPLISRDTRATLEAVEAMGARVHVDDGLMVHGVAGEPKTPDDIINAQNSGTTLRLMTAILSLAPKSSVLTGDSSLRRRPNQPLLDAMGELGALAFSTKGDGTAPIVVCGGRRGLVGGECTIAGHISSQFISALLMACPLASKDSTIYVEGRMRSRPYVELTLELLRHSGVHVEVEEDAFFVPSGQQYSLKSYTVPADFSSAGYLIAAACITGCAIELSGLTSTTQADAKIVDIAERMGATLSWNGDTLKVHEGCELFGIELDCSQTPDLVPTIAAMAAHAKGKTLIKNIAHVRLKETDRIRAMACELSKMGIRCTEGKDFLEIEGGSPRRAVVQSWDDHRIAMALAVAGLTCGVEIEGAEAVDVSYPAFFDDLARLGVGVRWQ, from the coding sequence ATGAGGGTGGTAATCGAGCCCACACAGCACATCTCGGGAGCCATCACGCCCCCGGGCTCCAAGAGCTGCACCCACAGGGCGCTCGTGTGCGGTGCGCTCTCGAAAAGGGCACACATACTCAACCCACTGATATCGAGGGACACGCGTGCCACGCTGGAGGCGGTTGAGGCAATGGGAGCGCGCGTGCACGTGGATGATGGGCTGATGGTGCACGGCGTGGCAGGAGAGCCCAAGACGCCAGATGATATCATCAACGCACAGAACTCTGGCACCACCTTAAGGCTCATGACTGCCATACTCTCCCTTGCCCCCAAAAGCTCGGTGCTCACCGGGGATAGTTCCCTTAGAAGAAGGCCCAACCAGCCCTTGCTCGATGCGATGGGCGAGCTTGGAGCGCTGGCATTCTCCACGAAGGGGGACGGCACCGCACCAATCGTGGTGTGTGGGGGCAGAAGGGGGCTTGTGGGAGGTGAGTGCACCATTGCTGGACACATAAGCTCACAGTTCATCTCGGCACTGCTGATGGCGTGCCCTCTCGCATCCAAGGACTCCACGATATATGTAGAGGGCAGGATGCGCTCGAGGCCCTATGTGGAGCTCACACTCGAGCTGCTGCGGCACAGCGGGGTGCACGTCGAGGTGGAAGAAGATGCGTTCTTCGTGCCCTCGGGACAGCAGTATTCTCTGAAGAGCTACACCGTGCCCGCAGACTTCTCCTCGGCTGGATATCTGATAGCGGCTGCGTGCATCACGGGCTGTGCCATCGAGCTTTCGGGACTCACATCCACCACGCAGGCGGATGCGAAAATCGTGGACATAGCAGAGCGCATGGGAGCCACCCTGAGCTGGAATGGAGACACGCTGAAGGTGCACGAGGGATGTGAGCTGTTCGGGATAGAGCTGGACTGCTCCCAGACGCCAGACCTCGTGCCCACCATAGCGGCGATGGCTGCCCATGCCAAGGGAAAGACACTCATCAAGAACATCGCCCACGTGAGGCTGAAGGAGACCGACAGGATAAGGGCGATGGCGTGTGAGCTATCCAAGATGGGGATACGGTGCACTGAAGGGAAGGACTTTCTCGAGATAGAGGGAGGCTCTCCAAGGAGGGCGGTCGTGCAGAGCTGGGACGACCACAGAATTGCGATGGCGCTGGCGGTGGCAGGGCTCACGTGTGGTGTGGAGATTGAGGGAGCAGAGGCGGTGGACGTCTCATATCCGGCGTTCTTTGATGACCTTGCGAGGCTGGGGGTGGGCGTGAGGTGGCAGTAG
- a CDS encoding TdeIII family type II restriction endonuclease yields the protein MKRTVKIGIKRYLEGFLQGLVNKYDPKVVRDEVFQKAFSSGEQGNYKPFHAALIPPELLRIQSFFRSFSTSLGQGVFEYIAKLVAEANPQWIEVKANYTFKANASPTIQSAVDTFLEDVVSRRVPPFPYPAFPEPNSKFIKDVVVDLSFKGRDGGIYFLEIKSPKPNKDQTRRTKEKFLFLLATYPNARAYYAFPYNPYGELKQSYRWSFTQQFFDLEREVLMGKEFWDFIGGNDTYEEILAVFREVGEEKGKEITRRLIEGSS from the coding sequence ATGAAAAGAACTGTCAAGATAGGGATAAAAAGGTATTTAGAGGGTTTTCTTCAAGGGTTGGTGAACAAATACGACCCCAAAGTGGTTAGAGACGAGGTTTTTCAGAAGGCATTCTCTTCAGGGGAACAAGGGAACTACAAGCCCTTTCATGCTGCACTCATCCCTCCAGAGCTATTGAGAATTCAAAGCTTTTTTAGGTCATTTAGCACATCTCTTGGTCAGGGTGTGTTTGAATACATTGCTAAGCTCGTTGCTGAGGCAAATCCCCAATGGATAGAGGTAAAGGCGAACTACACGTTTAAGGCAAACGCCTCCCCAACTATTCAGTCAGCAGTAGATACATTTCTTGAGGATGTAGTCTCCCGTAGGGTGCCTCCTTTTCCTTATCCAGCTTTCCCAGAGCCCAACAGCAAGTTTATAAAAGATGTCGTAGTTGATTTATCTTTTAAGGGCAGAGATGGAGGTATATATTTCTTAGAGATAAAATCCCCCAAGCCCAATAAGGACCAAACAAGAAGGACAAAAGAGAAGTTTCTTTTTTTGCTGGCAACATATCCAAATGCAAGGGCATATTATGCATTTCCCTATAATCCGTATGGAGAGCTTAAACAAAGCTACAGATGGTCGTTTACTCAGCAGTTCTTTGATTTGGAAAGGGAGGTTCTGATGGGAAAAGAGTTTTGGGACTTTATAGGTGGGAATGACACCTATGAGGAGATACTGGCTGTGTTCAGAGAGGTGGGTGAGGAGAAAGGAAAAGAAATTACGAGAAGGCTAATAGAAGGAAGCAGCTGA